From the genome of Aerococcus urinaehominis:
GGCTAAGCCAAGGGAATAAGCTGTCGCTAGCGCATTTAAGGCATTATGCACATTGTAGCTACCGGATAAAGGGATTTGCATGGTACAAGTTGGCGATAGGTTGGTTGCAAAATTAGTTTGAAAAGGGCTGGTCTGAATATCTAAGGCATAAACATCTTGGCTATCAGCTAGACCTACTCTAATGGTCCGGAAATCACTTAAATCTGGCAATTGAGAGCTGATCAGGGGCTCGTCACCTGGATAAATAAAGGTGCCCTGGGGGCGTAAGCCAGATAAAATTTCTAATTTAGCCTTGGCAATATTAGCTTTGGAACCTAAAAACTCAATATGATTTTCACCAATCATGGTGATAATTGTCACATGCGGCTTAGCTAGCTGACTCAAAAATTGAATTTCACCTGGACCCGACATACCCATTTCTAAAATAAGTACTTCTGTATCAGGAGCCATATCTAGAATAGTCATCGGCAGGCCAATTTCATTATTATAATTCCCCTCAGTCTTATGGACCTTGAAGGCCACCGAGAGCACCGCAGCTGTCATATCCTTGGTTGTAGTCTTACCAGAAGAACCAGTTATGGCCACTACCTTAGGATTAATTTGCGCCAAATAATAAGCGGCTAGAGCTTGCAAAGCTTGCAGGCAATCTGCTACGCGGATGACATGCAAACCACTTGGTGGTGTTTTATCGCTAGACCAAAAAGTCGCTGCTGCCCCTTGGTCTAAAGCGGACTGAATAAACTCATGACCGTCTCTTTGTCCCTGTAAAGGCACAAAAAGTCCGTCTGCTTCAATATCCAAGGAGTTAAAGGCCACATTGCTGATCTGGTTACGCGGTCCTTTTTGTATCCATTCACCATCAACTGCGTGTACCAGGTCTTCAATACTTAATTCTTTCATATCTAACTCCTCCCGTCCTAATGGTCGGCTAATGCTTGGCGCTCCCGATAACGTTCTAAACCTAAATCAATTAGCTCGGCAACTAACTGGTCAAAATCTTTGCCACTGGCCCGCCACAGGCTTGGATACATTGAAAACTGGGTGAAGCCTGGCATGGTATTCACTTCGTTAATATAAATATGGTCATCAGCAGTTAAGAAAAAGTCTACGCGTGTCAAACCAGAGCAATCTAGGACCTGGTAGGCCGTTTTAGCATAGGCTTGTAGCTGGTCGGCTAAATCAGCTGGGATAGGCGCAGGAATAGCCATCTCAACTTTGTTATTAACGTATTTTTCCTCATAGTCATAAAAGCCCTGGTCTTTAACCAATTCACCGACTACTGAACTAGCCACTTGGTAGTTACCCATAACCGCAACCTCTAACTCCCTGGCTTCTACACCTTGTTCAACAACTACGCGACGATCATACTTAAAGGCAAGGTCAACACTAGTAACCAGTTCCTCCTGGTCCTGAGCGCAAGAAATACCTACGCTTGAGCCTAAATTAGCTGGTTTGACAAAGACTGGGTAGGTCAAATTACCTTCGATTTCTTTTATTATTGCAGCTTGATCTTGATGCCATTGATAATGGTTAAGACCAACATAGGCTACTTGGGGCAAACCTGCTTGATCAAAAAGATATTTAGAGATTAGCTTATCCATACCGGCAGCTGATGCTAGCACACCAGAGCCAACATAGGGCACATTTAAACTCTCAAATAAACCTTGGATGGTCCCATCTTCACCGTTAGGGCCATGTAGCGCCGGAAAAACTAGACTATCGCTGGCAAGCACCTGACTGGGCGTCACTGCTTGGCCAAAAGACATGTCGGGCTGGTTATTAAACATAGGTTGGTTACCATCAGTCAGATATAAACTCCACTCATCTGCTAGAGCTTGCTGGCAGATTGGGCCCGCCAACCATTCTCCCTCACGATTGATGTAAACCGGTTGGACCTGGTGTTGGCTATAGTCAATATGATTGATAATAGCCCGGGCGGTCAAAATCGATACATCATGCTCAGCACTTTTACCACCATATAAAACAACAATCTTCATATTATTACCTCTTTGACTTTCTAATCTTTCTCCAATAACCATTGTGCTTGGCTGAAATCATAAACTAATTGACCTATTTTTACCGCTTGATTTTTGTTAATATTTAAGATACGGTCCTCAACCCGATAAAGGGGAATTTGACACTGATCCCGGTTACTCATCGCTAACGGACTAAAATCTAGGAGCAAGCCCTCAATAAAATATTCTTCTAAACTACGTATAAATTTAAGACTTGGCTCATTAATTAAACTTTGATCCTCATGATCATTACGCAAAGTAAAAAAGTTCCGTCGGCTGCCTGGTCTTTGCTGGACTTTATCATAAATCAGGTGACTAAGCTGCAAATAAAATTCATTGATATAGCGGTAATACATCTTTAAAATTTGGTCATTAATTGGTAATCAGATATAGTTATTCTGCAATTTATAAAAGAAGGGTGAGTGCAACTGTTGGTTCATATGAGCCAGATACAAAATCTCGGCAATTTCTCCAGCCCGGAGTTGGTGAAAAAGTTCTTGAGATTTATAGTCTATCCACTTAACTCTAGGATTAGGGTAGCGGGCTTCATTAGCTAGAAAGTCCTGCACTTGGTCTCGACCCCGCAAAACATTAAAGTGGGTCAATTCATCAAATTGGCCGATTGACTGCCTGGTGTCAATAATCACTAAATTTTTGACGTCATGCGTACAAGTCTGGTTAAAATAACGCAGACCCATCCCCCTCGTCTGGACACTGTTTAACACTGGGTCCAATAAGATACACGCGTAATCTTTAAACATAATGCCACCCCCCGTAATACATCCATAATCATAGCAAATTATTATTTATTTTTAAATCACTTAAAGGAGTTACTATGCACCTAATTGCCCTGCCTTTTCAAAAACAAAGCTACACCTATTTGCCCGCCAGTCCTATCTACCGAGATTTAGCTGTAGACGATTTACCAATCAGCTATCATAACCTTGTCAACCAGCAAAATGGTGGCTATACCTCTAAATCCTATTACCCAACCCATGAGCCGACTTCAGATGCCTTGTCAGCTGTTTACATCCCTTACATAGCTGGGCTAAGTCCACAAAAAAATCGGGCTGCTTATGAGGTCCCCTCTATCCTCTACCAGGACCAATTTACCCATCGCCAGCATGTTCCTGACCATACTTTAATTATTTACGAAGACGGTCCACGAGTCGTTTATTTAGATTATGATAAAGCTTTAACACCACAGGAACCAGCTGTCTGCTATATCGACACCGAGACCGACCAGTGGCTTGACCTAGCTAGTTGTTTTAGTGACTTTATCCAAAATTTTGAACATCGGTATTTTGAACTACCAGCCCCACCTATGCGGACCTTCCACCGGGCCAATGCGGCCTTCCTCCATGCTCAAACCAGCCAACAATTAGCGGCCTTGTGGGAAGAATTTGAGGACAGCCCGCATAAAGAATGGTATTTCAAATGGCTGAACTATTATAGCCAAGTTAATGACCCAAGCCTGATCGTCACCAGCTACCGCGCCATGCAACACCAAGAAGAGTACTTCCGCCGTTACCTACCCGACAACTATCCCCAGGTAAAAGCTAATTTCGAAAGCAATCTAAGCAATTAGTGATCTAATAAATTTTGCGCCAGGCCGCTAAACAAATTACTTGGTAACTCAACCTTTACCAAATCTACCTGGTTTTGCTTAATTAATTTTTGGGCATAGGGATGGTTATGGTAATCATGTAAATAATAAATTTTAGTAATTCCTGCCTGAATTAGCATTTTAGTGCATTGCAAACAAGGAAAATGCGTTACATAAACTTCCGCGCCAGC
Proteins encoded in this window:
- a CDS encoding UDP-N-acetylmuramoyl-tripeptide--D-alanyl-D-alanine ligase; this encodes MKELSIEDLVHAVDGEWIQKGPRNQISNVAFNSLDIEADGLFVPLQGQRDGHEFIQSALDQGAAATFWSSDKTPPSGLHVIRVADCLQALQALAAYYLAQINPKVVAITGSSGKTTTKDMTAAVLSVAFKVHKTEGNYNNEIGLPMTILDMAPDTEVLILEMGMSGPGEIQFLSQLAKPHVTIITMIGENHIEFLGSKANIAKAKLEILSGLRPQGTFIYPGDEPLISSQLPDLSDFRTIRVGLADSQDVYALDIQTSPFQTNFATNLSPTCTMQIPLSGSYNVHNALNALATAYSLGLAMEQVQAALANFKLTANRTEWLAGKNDSQILNDTYNASPSAMRAVLQNFSQMESVGNGRKLVVLGDMLELGSHSQSLHAGISQEISYPTIQEVYLYGKEMLALKAALLDQGYPSQSIHHFPKAEKDAMIQALLEDLSSQDQVLVKASNSMGLLDVVAAIKR
- a CDS encoding D-alanine--D-alanine ligase, with translation MKIVVLYGGKSAEHDVSILTARAIINHIDYSQHQVQPVYINREGEWLAGPICQQALADEWSLYLTDGNQPMFNNQPDMSFGQAVTPSQVLASDSLVFPALHGPNGEDGTIQGLFESLNVPYVGSGVLASAAGMDKLISKYLFDQAGLPQVAYVGLNHYQWHQDQAAIIKEIEGNLTYPVFVKPANLGSSVGISCAQDQEELVTSVDLAFKYDRRVVVEQGVEARELEVAVMGNYQVASSVVGELVKDQGFYDYEEKYVNNKVEMAIPAPIPADLADQLQAYAKTAYQVLDCSGLTRVDFFLTADDHIYINEVNTMPGFTQFSMYPSLWRASGKDFDQLVAELIDLGLERYRERQALADH
- a CDS encoding SMI1/KNR4 family protein; its protein translation is MHLIALPFQKQSYTYLPASPIYRDLAVDDLPISYHNLVNQQNGGYTSKSYYPTHEPTSDALSAVYIPYIAGLSPQKNRAAYEVPSILYQDQFTHRQHVPDHTLIIYEDGPRVVYLDYDKALTPQEPAVCYIDTETDQWLDLASCFSDFIQNFEHRYFELPAPPMRTFHRANAAFLHAQTSQQLAALWEEFEDSPHKEWYFKWLNYYSQVNDPSLIVTSYRAMQHQEEYFRRYLPDNYPQVKANFESNLSN